A region from the Streptosporangium sp. NBC_01756 genome encodes:
- a CDS encoding SCO5389 family protein yields the protein MSLTVSKDLLDQAKAGEVDDAAFVACVRDSLPYAWSVITELVRQRDDTGAEFADNTVPPPDEAARGQLLRCLASDSMRGALERHFGMRLAFQNCHRVAVFDPAATKAHAEFVTARSQILNQTPELVDC from the coding sequence ATGTCGCTGACCGTTTCGAAGGATCTGCTCGATCAGGCGAAAGCCGGCGAGGTGGACGATGCGGCATTCGTCGCCTGCGTCCGCGACTCCCTGCCGTATGCCTGGTCGGTGATCACCGAGCTGGTCCGGCAGCGCGACGACACCGGTGCGGAGTTCGCCGACAACACCGTTCCCCCGCCGGACGAGGCCGCCCGGGGCCAGCTCCTGCGCTGTCTCGCCAGCGACTCCATGCGCGGCGCCCTGGAGCGTCACTTCGGAATGAGGCTCGCCTTCCAGAACTGCCACCGGGTCGCGGTCTTCGACCCCGCCGCCACCAAGGCCCACGCCGAGTTCGTCACCGCCCGATCCCAGATCCTCAACCAGACGCCCGAGCTCGTCGACTGCTAA
- a CDS encoding ATP-binding protein, with amino-acid sequence MRVAFVGKGGSGKTTLSALFTRYTAHRGGPVVAIDADINQHLGMALGMGEDALPRPMGAHLTEIKEYLRGDNPRITSAAAMVKTTPPGRGSRLLHLEESDDAIHGRFAVTTPDGARLMVTGPFDEDDLGVACYHSKVGAVELYLNHLVDGAGEYVVVDMTAGADSFASGLFTRFDMTFLVAEPTRQGIGVYRQYRDYAADYDVPVAVVGNKVHGPEDVEFLREHVGDDLLVCLRHSAAIRAMEQGRPFGLADLEPGNTEALGVLLKHLDAQEKDWSRSGRQAVQFHLKNAEAWANRATGEDLAAQIDPEFVFGPTRVSLPG; translated from the coding sequence GTGAGGGTGGCATTCGTTGGTAAGGGCGGCAGCGGCAAGACGACCCTGTCGGCGCTGTTCACGAGATACACCGCCCACCGGGGCGGGCCGGTCGTCGCGATCGACGCCGACATCAACCAGCACCTGGGCATGGCGCTGGGGATGGGAGAGGACGCACTGCCCCGGCCGATGGGCGCCCACCTGACAGAGATCAAGGAATATCTGCGGGGCGACAACCCGCGCATCACCTCGGCGGCGGCGATGGTCAAGACCACTCCTCCGGGCCGCGGTTCGCGACTGCTGCACCTGGAGGAGTCCGACGACGCCATCCACGGCAGGTTCGCCGTGACCACGCCGGACGGGGCGAGGCTGATGGTCACCGGCCCGTTCGACGAGGACGACCTGGGGGTGGCCTGTTACCACTCGAAGGTCGGCGCGGTGGAGCTGTATCTCAACCACCTGGTCGACGGAGCGGGGGAATACGTGGTGGTGGACATGACCGCCGGAGCCGACTCCTTCGCCTCGGGCCTGTTCACCCGGTTCGACATGACGTTCCTGGTGGCCGAGCCGACCCGGCAGGGGATCGGTGTCTACCGGCAGTACCGCGACTACGCGGCCGACTACGACGTGCCGGTGGCGGTCGTCGGCAACAAGGTGCACGGTCCGGAGGATGTGGAGTTCCTGCGCGAGCACGTCGGCGACGACCTGCTGGTGTGCCTGCGGCACTCGGCGGCGATCCGGGCGATGGAGCAGGGGCGCCCGTTCGGCCTGGCGGATCTGGAGCCGGGCAACACCGAGGCGCTGGGCGTGCTCCTGAAGCATCTGGACGCCCAGGAGAAGGACTGGTCTCGGTCCGGCCGCCAGGCCGTGCAGTTTCACCTCAAGAACGCTGAAGCCTGGGCGAACCGCGCCACCGGCGAGGATCTCGCCGCCCAGATCGACCCCGAGTTCGTCTTCGGGCCCACACGAGTGTCGCTTCCCGGCTAG
- a CDS encoding type II toxin-antitoxin system VapC family toxin, giving the protein MLLDILMDDPEWASWSDDALAQATEDGYVVINPIIYAEVSVSFKNLESIDNALPPTRIDREELPYQAGFLAGKAFRVYRQRGGQKRSPLADFYIGAHAAVKSYRLLTRDTNRYRTYFPTVELIAPKSSE; this is encoded by the coding sequence GTGCTGCTGGACATTTTGATGGACGACCCGGAGTGGGCTTCCTGGTCAGACGATGCCTTGGCGCAGGCTACCGAAGATGGCTATGTCGTCATCAACCCGATCATCTATGCCGAGGTTTCGGTAAGTTTCAAAAACCTCGAAAGCATTGATAACGCACTCCCTCCAACCCGGATCGACCGAGAAGAGCTTCCTTACCAGGCTGGATTTCTCGCCGGAAAAGCATTCCGTGTCTATCGGCAACGCGGCGGACAGAAGCGATCCCCGCTTGCGGACTTCTACATCGGTGCTCACGCAGCCGTGAAGTCATACCGCCTGCTCACCCGCGACACGAATCGTTACAGAACCTACTTCCCAACTGTCGAGCTAATTGCACCAAAATCATCCGAATAG
- a CDS encoding ABC transporter substrate-binding protein: protein MNARRVRGVVAALAALALTTLATACGGTETAGTTASATGGGDKLAEVRLGYFPNITHSTALVGIEKGLFAKHLGGTKLTTSSFNAGPAAIEAVFSGAIDATYIGPNPAINAWAKSKGKAIKIVAGSASGGVYLVVKPEINGPEDLKGKKIATPQLGNTQDVALRYWLQEKGLKTDTKGGGDVNIVPQENSQTLQTFATGDIDGAWVPEPFASRLIQESKGKILVDERDLWPNKQFVITHLIVRQEFAAQHPETVKQLLEGHVEANAAINSDPADAAKTVNSALEKLTGKPLKQEVLDSVFKNITFTNDPIASSLVGSADHAIKIGLLQPVDLNGIYDLAQLNEILKAKGETAVVDK, encoded by the coding sequence ATGAACGCTCGCAGGGTTCGCGGGGTGGTGGCCGCACTGGCCGCACTGGCGCTCACGACCTTGGCGACCGCCTGCGGGGGCACGGAGACGGCGGGGACCACGGCATCCGCCACCGGTGGCGGGGACAAGCTCGCGGAGGTCCGGCTCGGATACTTCCCCAACATCACGCACTCCACGGCGCTGGTCGGCATCGAGAAGGGTCTCTTCGCCAAGCACCTCGGCGGCACCAAGCTCACGACCAGCTCCTTCAACGCCGGCCCCGCCGCGATCGAAGCGGTCTTCTCCGGCGCGATCGACGCCACCTACATCGGCCCCAACCCGGCCATCAACGCCTGGGCCAAGTCCAAGGGCAAGGCGATCAAGATCGTCGCCGGCTCGGCCTCCGGGGGCGTTTACCTGGTGGTCAAGCCCGAGATCAACGGTCCCGAGGACCTCAAGGGCAAGAAGATCGCCACACCGCAGCTCGGCAACACCCAGGACGTGGCCCTGCGCTACTGGCTGCAGGAGAAGGGTCTGAAGACCGACACCAAGGGCGGCGGCGACGTCAACATCGTCCCGCAGGAGAACTCCCAGACCCTGCAGACCTTCGCCACCGGCGACATCGACGGCGCCTGGGTGCCCGAGCCGTTCGCCAGCCGCCTGATCCAGGAGAGCAAGGGCAAGATCCTCGTCGACGAGCGCGACCTCTGGCCGAACAAGCAGTTCGTGATCACTCACCTGATCGTCCGTCAGGAGTTCGCCGCCCAGCACCCCGAGACGGTCAAGCAGCTCCTCGAAGGACACGTCGAGGCCAACGCGGCGATCAACAGCGACCCGGCCGACGCCGCCAAGACCGTCAACAGCGCGCTGGAGAAGCTGACCGGCAAGCCGCTCAAGCAGGAAGTCCTGGACAGCGTCTTCAAGAACATCACCTTCACCAACGACCCGATCGCCTCCTCGCTGGTCGGCAGCGCGGACCACGCGATCAAGATCGGCCTGCTGCAGCCCGTCGACCTGAACGGCATCTACGACCTCGCCCAGCTCAACGAGATCCTCAAGGCCAAGGGCGAGACCGCGGTCGTCGACAAGTAA
- a CDS encoding LysR family transcriptional regulator produces MLDLRRLVLICEFARRGSIAATALSLGYSPSAVSQQLAALEREAGAVLLDRTARSAELTDAGRRLVEHAERILAMVETAESDLSAQAATPSGRVTVTAFPTAAVAFAPALARTLRRHTALTLRMGQGRSGRGMREVQSGEVDIALVDDWYGRVRPSDTMRVFPLLHDPLVLVVPRKHRLASPDEPVDLRELRDEPWMATPDGEPSRLAVDRLLADVGGAQPVPWEFEGLGTILGLVAKGIGIAAVPALALAAGVRGIVVREFPGVPVGRDVHAVARASSVHRPAVSVTLRAVHVAARLLAADLAAVQLAAR; encoded by the coding sequence ATGCTCGATTTACGGCGTTTGGTGCTGATCTGCGAGTTTGCCCGCCGGGGGAGCATCGCGGCGACCGCCCTCTCCCTCGGCTACAGCCCCTCGGCGGTCTCCCAGCAACTGGCGGCACTGGAGCGGGAGGCCGGAGCCGTGCTGCTCGACCGGACCGCCCGCAGCGCCGAGCTGACCGACGCCGGCCGCCGCCTGGTCGAGCACGCCGAGCGCATCCTGGCCATGGTGGAGACCGCCGAGTCCGACCTGTCCGCCCAGGCGGCGACGCCCTCCGGCAGGGTCACCGTCACCGCCTTCCCGACCGCCGCGGTGGCCTTCGCGCCCGCGCTGGCCCGGACGCTGCGCCGCCACACCGCGCTGACCCTGCGGATGGGACAGGGGCGCTCCGGGCGCGGGATGCGCGAGGTCCAGTCGGGCGAGGTGGACATCGCACTGGTGGACGACTGGTACGGCCGGGTGCGTCCGTCCGACACGATGCGGGTCTTCCCGCTGCTGCACGACCCGTTGGTGCTCGTGGTGCCGCGCAAGCACCGGCTCGCCTCTCCGGACGAGCCCGTGGACCTGCGCGAGCTCCGCGACGAGCCGTGGATGGCCACCCCGGACGGCGAGCCCTCCCGGCTGGCCGTGGACCGCCTGCTGGCCGACGTCGGCGGCGCCCAGCCGGTGCCGTGGGAGTTCGAGGGCCTGGGCACCATCCTCGGACTGGTCGCCAAGGGCATCGGCATCGCGGCCGTCCCCGCCCTGGCCCTGGCCGCCGGGGTCCGCGGCATCGTCGTCCGCGAGTTTCCCGGCGTCCCGGTGGGCCGCGACGTCCACGCGGTCGCCCGTGCCTCCAGCGTGCACCGCCCCGCCGTGTCCGTCACCCTGCGCGCCGTCCACGTGGCCGCCCGCCTCCTCGCCGCCGACCTGGCGGCGGTCCAGCTCGCCGCCCGGTGA
- a CDS encoding DMT family transporter → MAWLILVASGAMETAWAVALERSEGFSRLRPTLIFLVTMVLSMVGLGYALRSIPVGTAYAVWVGIGAVGTAVVGMIWLGESSSAARIVCLLLVVAGVAGLKVFH, encoded by the coding sequence ATGGCATGGCTGATATTGGTGGCGTCCGGGGCGATGGAGACGGCTTGGGCCGTCGCCCTGGAGAGGTCCGAAGGGTTCTCCAGGCTCCGGCCCACGTTGATCTTCCTGGTGACCATGGTCCTGAGCATGGTCGGGCTCGGATACGCGCTGAGGTCCATCCCCGTCGGCACGGCCTACGCCGTCTGGGTCGGGATCGGCGCGGTCGGCACGGCCGTTGTCGGCATGATCTGGCTCGGCGAGTCCTCGTCAGCGGCCCGGATCGTGTGCCTGCTGCTGGTCGTGGCCGGGGTCGCCGGGCTGAAGGTGTTCCACTGA
- a CDS encoding RrF2 family transcriptional regulator, producing MRISARTQYALRAATELAAAPPGPVPAEKIAAAQNIPRRFLDNILLQLRRAGLIHSQRGPDGGYWLARPAEEITLADVIMVVEGNPEHSQHGGYPGVAGPLADVWSLLREHEETLLTEITLAHITKDALPGTRTGPAQDG from the coding sequence ATGCGGATCTCCGCCAGAACCCAGTACGCGCTGCGTGCCGCCACCGAACTGGCCGCCGCGCCGCCCGGCCCCGTGCCCGCCGAGAAGATAGCCGCGGCGCAGAACATCCCCCGCCGGTTCCTGGACAACATCCTGCTGCAGTTACGGCGGGCCGGGCTCATCCACAGCCAGCGGGGCCCCGACGGGGGCTACTGGCTGGCCAGGCCCGCCGAGGAGATCACCCTGGCTGATGTGATCATGGTGGTCGAGGGCAATCCCGAGCACTCCCAGCACGGCGGTTACCCGGGGGTCGCGGGTCCCCTGGCCGACGTGTGGAGTCTGCTGCGCGAGCACGAGGAGACGCTGCTCACCGAGATCACCCTCGCCCACATCACCAAGGACGCCCTCCCCGGCACCCGTACCGGTCCCGCCCAGGACGGATAG
- a CDS encoding AbrB/MazE/SpoVT family DNA-binding domain-containing protein — translation MRINGKGQVTIPAELRHRYGWDEGEEVEVSGDAQTIQIVRRYSREGRGKDLTQHMRGKASLRMRTDELMDLLRGE, via the coding sequence ATGAGGATCAACGGCAAAGGGCAGGTGACCATCCCCGCCGAACTCAGGCATCGATATGGGTGGGACGAAGGAGAGGAGGTCGAAGTCAGCGGAGACGCCCAGACCATCCAAATCGTGCGTCGATACAGCAGAGAGGGAAGAGGGAAGGATCTCACCCAGCACATGCGCGGAAAAGCATCCTTGAGGATGCGCACCGACGAACTCATGGATCTACTCCGTGGTGAGTAG
- a CDS encoding LLM class flavin-dependent oxidoreductase, which produces MRIGVFLVAAGFPGRSAGEVLRDTVEAVVAAEEAGFDDAWIAEHHFMSYGVCPSAVTLAGVALGRTSRIGVGTAVSVLSTRHPVDLAEQAAVLDQLSGGRFTLGVGRGGPWVDLEVFGTGPARFERGFPESLDLLCAALAGDTVAADGEFFHFREVPMVPAVRLRPVVACTSPQTVALTAERGLPMLLGMHIGDEEKAAMLRDYRAAAVRRAPVAGRPDAREFPGRGEGIARSGAREFPGRGGGTARPDARELPGRGGGTARPEGFSPGHLATGEGVPGHVAAVVGHVADSTAQAVRELRETMPRWLEPGLAGYVPVDGRARPQRDISEYVDFLCDTHPVGSPGHCVERIRRTVEVTGLRHLILMVEGAGDQARTLGNIRRFGAEVLPRVRG; this is translated from the coding sequence GTGCGTATCGGCGTCTTTCTGGTTGCGGCGGGATTTCCGGGGCGGAGTGCGGGGGAGGTGCTGCGGGACACGGTGGAGGCGGTCGTGGCCGCCGAGGAGGCGGGGTTCGACGACGCCTGGATCGCCGAACACCACTTCATGTCGTACGGCGTGTGCCCGTCGGCGGTCACCCTGGCCGGGGTGGCGCTGGGCCGTACCTCCAGGATCGGGGTGGGCACGGCGGTGAGCGTGCTGTCCACCCGGCATCCGGTCGACCTGGCGGAGCAGGCGGCGGTCCTCGACCAGCTCTCCGGGGGGCGGTTCACGCTCGGGGTGGGCAGGGGCGGGCCGTGGGTGGACCTGGAGGTGTTCGGGACGGGACCGGCGAGGTTCGAGCGCGGGTTCCCCGAGTCGCTCGACCTGCTGTGCGCGGCGCTGGCCGGGGACACGGTCGCGGCCGACGGGGAGTTCTTCCACTTCAGGGAGGTGCCGATGGTCCCGGCGGTCAGGCTCCGGCCGGTCGTGGCGTGCACCTCGCCGCAGACCGTCGCCCTCACCGCCGAGCGGGGACTGCCGATGCTGCTGGGCATGCACATCGGGGACGAGGAGAAGGCCGCCATGCTCCGGGACTACCGGGCGGCGGCCGTACGGCGGGCGCCGGTCGCCGGTCGGCCGGATGCGCGGGAGTTCCCGGGGCGCGGAGAAGGAATCGCGCGGTCGGGTGCGCGGGAGTTCCCGGGGCGCGGAGGGGGTACGGCGCGGCCGGATGCGCGGGAGCTTCCAGGACGCGGAGGGGGTACGGCTCGGCCGGAGGGTTTCTCTCCCGGACACCTGGCGACCGGGGAGGGCGTTCCCGGGCATGTGGCCGCGGTCGTGGGACACGTGGCCGACTCGACGGCCCAGGCCGTACGGGAACTCCGGGAGACCATGCCGCGGTGGCTGGAGCCGGGGCTCGCGGGATATGTGCCGGTGGACGGTCGGGCACGACCACAGCGCGATATTTCCGAATATGTGGATTTTCTCTGCGACACGCACCCGGTCGGGTCGCCCGGCCACTGCGTCGAGAGGATCAGACGGACCGTCGAGGTCACCGGTCTGAGGCATCTGATCCTCATGGTCGAGGGTGCGGGCGATCAGGCCCGCACCCTCGGCAACATCAGGCGGTTCGGGGCGGAGGTGCTGCCCCGGGTCCGCGGTTAG
- a CDS encoding ribonuclease HII, which produces MPPSYALERLLSADGTKLVAGVDEVGRGAWAGPVAVCAVVTDLSEPPAGLTDSKMLSPARRTAMVDLITGWAAGIGYGEASHEEIDALGMTEALRRAARRALAALPVKPDAVILDGKHDYLGAPWPVRCEIKGDLSCVSVAAASVVAKVRRDAYMASLGFEEYGFADNAGYPSPVHQAALASLGPTEHHRLSWSYLDDLPRWRHLKRHRNPLAGEGQLGLFG; this is translated from the coding sequence GTGCCTCCCTCTTACGCGCTCGAACGACTGCTGTCGGCCGACGGGACGAAGCTGGTGGCCGGTGTCGACGAGGTCGGCCGGGGCGCCTGGGCCGGGCCGGTGGCGGTCTGCGCGGTCGTCACCGACCTGTCCGAGCCGCCCGCCGGGCTGACCGACTCCAAGATGCTCAGCCCGGCCCGCCGTACCGCCATGGTGGATCTGATCACCGGGTGGGCGGCCGGGATCGGGTACGGCGAGGCGTCGCACGAGGAGATCGACGCGCTCGGCATGACCGAGGCTCTGCGCCGGGCGGCCAGACGGGCGCTGGCGGCGCTCCCGGTGAAGCCCGACGCGGTCATCCTCGACGGCAAGCACGACTACCTGGGCGCGCCCTGGCCGGTCCGGTGCGAGATCAAGGGCGATCTGTCCTGCGTCTCCGTGGCGGCCGCCTCGGTGGTGGCCAAGGTCCGCCGGGACGCCTACATGGCCTCACTCGGCTTCGAGGAGTACGGCTTCGCCGACAACGCGGGCTACCCCTCCCCGGTCCATCAGGCGGCCCTGGCCTCCCTGGGGCCGACCGAACACCACCGCCTGTCCTGGTCCTACCTGGACGACCTGCCCCGCTGGCGCCACCTCAAGAGACACCGCAACCCTCTGGCGGGGGAGGGTCAGCTTGGACTATTCGGATGA
- a CDS encoding GNAT family N-acetyltransferase, which produces MPAFVTLSGRSVRLEPLSLAAVDDLVAAASEDRSTYAFTRVPQGRGEMVSYVEATLAEQAEGRTMPFAIRWLHTDRVVGATRLMNLEYWQGPMPWPPGARSAVGEVPSVADIGYTWLAASAQGTGVNRESKYLMLSHAFETWQVHRITLKADVRNVRSRAAIESLGAHLDGVRRAETRGADDTVRDTAYYSILSSEWPLIRERIHARLGLVEAA; this is translated from the coding sequence ATGCCCGCTTTTGTCACCCTGTCCGGGCGCTCCGTGCGCCTGGAACCGCTCAGCCTCGCGGCCGTCGACGACCTCGTCGCCGCGGCGAGTGAAGACCGTTCTACTTACGCCTTCACTCGCGTTCCCCAAGGCCGGGGCGAGATGGTCTCCTATGTGGAGGCCACTCTGGCTGAGCAGGCGGAGGGCCGTACGATGCCCTTCGCCATCCGGTGGCTGCACACCGACCGCGTCGTCGGTGCCACCCGTCTCATGAACCTGGAGTACTGGCAGGGCCCCATGCCCTGGCCACCGGGTGCACGCAGTGCGGTGGGCGAGGTCCCGTCCGTGGCGGACATCGGTTACACCTGGCTGGCCGCTTCGGCCCAGGGCACAGGTGTCAACCGGGAGAGCAAGTATCTGATGCTCTCCCACGCCTTCGAGACCTGGCAGGTCCACCGCATCACGCTCAAGGCTGACGTACGGAACGTACGCTCCCGAGCCGCCATCGAGTCCCTCGGCGCACACCTCGACGGTGTGCGCCGGGCGGAGACCCGGGGCGCCGACGACACGGTCCGAGATACCGCCTACTACTCGATCCTGAGCTCCGAATGGCCGCTGATCCGAGAACGGATCCACGCGCGGCTCGGTCTGGTCGAGGCTGCGTAG
- a CDS encoding ABC transporter permease codes for MAVDQAPADSHARQLAGLDALELGGATRRGIAPRIWGRVWPMALAIGMVLAIWQSVVWAGFWPDYVFAGPTDVVPVLAERLTSGEYWEAIGVTMRRAVTGFAVSVLIGLVLGAVVSRIRVLRAAFGSLITGLQTMPSIAWFPLAILLFGLTESAITFVVILGAAPSIANGLIAGVDYTPPILLRAGHVLGFRRLQLYRHVILPASLPSFLAGLKQGWAFAWRSLMAGELVVIIAHQSSLGERLFFDRELADSAGLLATMIVILVIGIGVDLLFETADNSLRRRWGLAQVRS; via the coding sequence ATGGCAGTTGACCAGGCACCCGCCGACAGCCATGCCCGGCAGCTCGCCGGGCTCGACGCGCTGGAGCTGGGCGGCGCCACCCGTAGGGGGATCGCCCCCCGGATCTGGGGCCGTGTCTGGCCGATGGCCCTGGCGATCGGCATGGTGCTGGCGATCTGGCAGAGCGTGGTCTGGGCCGGCTTCTGGCCGGACTACGTCTTCGCCGGGCCCACCGACGTCGTCCCGGTCCTCGCCGAACGTCTGACCAGTGGCGAGTACTGGGAGGCCATCGGCGTGACGATGCGCCGCGCGGTCACCGGCTTCGCCGTCTCGGTGCTGATCGGGCTGGTCCTCGGCGCCGTGGTGTCGCGGATCCGGGTGCTGCGGGCGGCCTTCGGCTCGCTGATCACGGGCCTGCAGACCATGCCGTCGATCGCCTGGTTCCCGCTGGCCATCCTGCTGTTCGGGCTGACCGAGAGCGCGATCACCTTCGTGGTCATCCTCGGCGCCGCACCGTCCATCGCCAACGGCCTGATCGCCGGGGTGGACTACACGCCGCCGATCCTGCTGCGGGCCGGGCACGTGCTCGGCTTCCGCCGCCTCCAGCTCTACCGCCACGTGATCCTGCCGGCGTCGCTGCCGTCGTTCCTCGCCGGGCTCAAGCAGGGCTGGGCCTTCGCCTGGCGCTCGCTGATGGCGGGCGAACTGGTGGTCATCATCGCCCACCAGTCCTCGCTGGGCGAGCGGCTGTTCTTCGACCGGGAGCTCGCGGACTCGGCAGGCCTGCTCGCCACCATGATCGTGATTCTCGTCATCGGCATCGGGGTGGACCTGCTGTTCGAGACGGCCGACAACTCTCTGCGCCGCCGCTGGGGCCTTGCGCAGGTGCGCAGCTGA
- a CDS encoding pyridoxal phosphate-dependent aminotransferase → MNVTLSATLAANEEIERRRRAGERVLNLAFGEAGLPVHPALRERLVAASGHNGYGPVAGATVLREAAAGYWRRRGLPTDPELVVCGPGSKSLLYGLLLAIGGDIVLPMPSWVSYAAQADLVGARPLLVPAPPGEGGVPDPERVVSAVLYARSQGRDVRSLLVTLPDNPTGTLAAAGTIRRIAEVARELDLTIISDEIYRDLVHDTTAGFLSPAELAPERTVITSGLSKSLALGGWRIGVARLPSVALRDRLLAVASEIWSSPAAPVQQAAAYAYTEPAELVERIDESRRLHGTVARAVHERFVRAGVRVDAPQGGFYLYPDFSGMAFTTSAELTADLLDGHGVGVLPGHAFGDDPRALRVRVATSLLYGETAERRLAALGASDPLGLPWIAASLDHLSDALTGLEVTRRVPGRLMRAPLVPAPVGG, encoded by the coding sequence ATGAACGTGACGCTCTCCGCCACGCTGGCGGCCAACGAGGAGATCGAGCGAAGACGGCGCGCCGGTGAGCGCGTGCTGAACCTGGCCTTCGGGGAGGCCGGTCTGCCCGTTCATCCGGCGCTACGCGAACGTCTGGTCGCCGCGTCCGGGCACAACGGATACGGACCGGTCGCCGGGGCCACGGTGCTGCGTGAGGCGGCGGCCGGATACTGGCGCCGGCGGGGCCTGCCCACCGACCCCGAGCTGGTGGTCTGCGGTCCCGGAAGCAAGTCCCTGCTCTACGGCCTGCTGCTCGCGATCGGCGGCGACATCGTGCTGCCGATGCCGAGCTGGGTCAGCTACGCCGCCCAGGCCGATCTGGTCGGCGCGCGGCCCCTGCTCGTTCCAGCTCCCCCCGGCGAGGGAGGGGTGCCGGACCCCGAGCGGGTCGTCTCCGCGGTCCTGTACGCGCGGTCCCAGGGGCGCGACGTGCGCTCCCTGCTGGTCACCCTGCCCGACAACCCCACGGGCACGCTGGCCGCGGCGGGCACGATCAGGCGGATCGCCGAGGTCGCCCGCGAGCTGGATCTCACGATCATCTCCGACGAGATCTACCGCGATCTCGTCCACGACACCACCGCGGGCTTCCTCAGCCCGGCCGAGTTGGCCCCGGAACGCACGGTGATCACCAGCGGGCTCAGCAAGAGCCTCGCGCTCGGCGGCTGGCGGATCGGCGTCGCCCGGCTCCCCTCGGTGGCGCTGCGCGACCGGCTCCTCGCCGTGGCCAGCGAGATCTGGTCCAGCCCCGCGGCCCCGGTCCAGCAGGCGGCGGCCTACGCCTACACCGAGCCCGCCGAGCTCGTCGAGCGGATCGACGAGAGCCGGCGGCTGCACGGCACGGTGGCACGGGCCGTGCACGAGAGGTTCGTCCGGGCGGGGGTGCGGGTGGACGCGCCGCAGGGGGGCTTCTACCTCTATCCCGATTTCAGCGGGATGGCCTTCACGACCTCCGCCGAGCTGACCGCGGACCTGCTCGACGGGCACGGCGTCGGCGTGCTCCCCGGCCACGCCTTCGGCGACGATCCCCGGGCCCTCCGGGTGCGGGTGGCGACCAGCCTGCTGTACGGCGAGACGGCCGAGCGGCGACTGGCCGCGCTGGGCGCCTCCGACCCCCTCGGACTGCCCTGGATCGCGGCCTCGCTGGACCACCTGAGTGATGCCCTGACCGGCCTCGAAGTGACGCGGCGGGTGCCCGGACGGCTCATGCGCGCGCCCCTGGTCCCGGCCCCGGTAGGAGGGTGA
- a CDS encoding ABC transporter ATP-binding protein, whose amino-acid sequence MTAPLRERTSSRTEGSEPAIRLDGVSKIYGQGKNGLLALDNVSLSVGQGEFVCLLGASGCGKSTLLSLVAGLDGPTAGRIGTEGRKIAMMFQEPALFPWLTVSANVEMALRVQGVAKRERQARAGEFLDIVHLGGFGDKRPHELSGGMRQRVSLARALAQDADVLLMDEPFGALDAMTRDLLHDELERIWRERGLSVLFVTHNVREAVRLGDRVVLLSSRPGRVVEDFAITLDRPRRTDSAEVAELAGTITARLREEVMRHGS is encoded by the coding sequence GTGACAGCTCCGCTTCGGGAGCGGACGTCCAGCCGGACCGAGGGCAGCGAGCCCGCGATCCGGCTGGACGGCGTTTCCAAGATCTACGGTCAGGGCAAGAACGGCCTGCTGGCCCTCGACAACGTCTCCCTCTCCGTCGGGCAGGGTGAGTTCGTCTGCCTGCTCGGCGCCTCCGGCTGCGGCAAGAGCACGCTGCTCTCCCTGGTCGCCGGGCTCGACGGCCCCACGGCCGGCCGGATCGGCACCGAGGGTCGCAAGATCGCCATGATGTTCCAGGAGCCCGCGCTGTTCCCCTGGCTCACCGTCTCGGCCAACGTCGAGATGGCACTGCGGGTCCAAGGCGTGGCCAAACGCGAACGTCAGGCCCGGGCCGGGGAGTTTCTGGACATCGTCCACCTGGGCGGTTTCGGCGACAAGCGCCCGCACGAGCTGTCGGGCGGCATGCGTCAGCGGGTCTCCCTGGCCCGCGCGCTCGCCCAGGACGCCGACGTGCTGCTGATGGACGAGCCGTTCGGCGCGCTGGACGCGATGACCCGCGACCTGCTCCACGACGAACTGGAGCGGATCTGGCGGGAGCGCGGGCTCAGCGTGCTTTTTGTCACCCACAACGTGCGCGAGGCCGTACGGCTGGGCGACCGGGTGGTTCTGCTCAGCAGCCGTCCGGGCCGGGTCGTGGAGGACTTCGCGATCACCCTTGACCGGCCCCGCCGTACCGACTCGGCGGAGGTCGCCGAGCTCGCCGGCACCATAACCGCCCGCCTGCGCGAGGAGGTCATGCGCCATGGCAGTTGA